Sequence from the Ammospiza nelsoni isolate bAmmNel1 chromosome 7, bAmmNel1.pri, whole genome shotgun sequence genome:
ATCTTGCAAATGTAAAGCCCGGTGTCATTTGCTTGCAGGCCAGCCAGCGTGAGGGTCACATTGTTTTGGCCAGGGGTAACGTGGCACTGAATGATCTTTTCCACAAAGAATGTTTTGAACTCCATGGTGTATGATGAAGCACAGATTTCTGTGATCTGGTCACCAGTCTGTTTAAGCAAAGTCACTCGAATTTCCTGTGCATTCCCGATGTTCTTGTATTTACACACCAAGCTGGCAACTCCTTGCCTGTTGGCCAGCACAATTGCTGGCTGAGTCACTTCCATTACTGTAAGGAAGTAAAGAGTGTGATGGTAAGTGAGCAGTCAAGAAAGGATCTGGAGTCATTTACTTCAAACCTGTACAGTAGGAAGGGAGTTCTGCCACTTCCTGTTATccagtatatatatatatatatatatatatatatatatatatataaaatagggTGATTCCTAGAAATGCTGAATGCTGTTTTCAAAGAAGGGACTCCAAGACCACAATTCACATTAGCAGTGCattaatattctttaaaaagctcaagaaatgcttttattactaaaaattatattataaatcTCAGCAATTACTTGTTGCTTAAATAGTAGTTTATTTGGCCCACTTAGGCAAAAAATGGCTTGCATACTTTAGTTTTCCTCAACACCCTCTTCTTAGTATACataagaaactaaaaaaaaaaatgtatagatGATAAGgttgaaatttttaatttaaaatcagaCTTTTAAACCACAATTTCTGCCTAGtagaaatatatttacatttaggAACACAAATGTTGACATCCTATATGGAACatggaacaaaattatttagatAACAGTAAAACTGAATAGAAAATCTGTTTGTATACTTTTGTTTCCGATCTTTTTTCTCCTTACTTTTAACTAGCTACTCTCAAGCCACAGTATACACAGCAACAATATATTTCCCAAGCTAATATAACAGCACATTACAAAGCCTGATGAAcagactgcaaaaaaaaatcttaagggGTAATTACTGGACCATGTACAACCTCACTGACAGCTTTTTGCAATTTCTATATTCTATCATGACACATGATGGGATGGCACTGTCTTTTGCTTTAGTAAGCTGTGAGGACTCAGCGTTgttttttaatctcattttataTCAGTCCATTTTGGGGCAGGGTTTATCTTGTCAGTTCTGCAATGCAAGAATTCCAGATGAAGAGTAGAATTTCTCCATGCATTCAAACCCCTCTACCCATGTTATCAGCTGTCACAACTTCACTTGCAGGGCCTGGTTTTTCAAgatcttttcttccttcttgagCTACTCTGAATGTTGCCCAGTGTCCCTCAAATAGTACTGCTCTAAAGTCTGTGTCTGGTTTTCCAGACATCTTGCAGTGCACCAAGACCTCGCTCCCATTAGTCCTGTGTGTCACCCTGTTGTACCAAGTCTGTCTCCTGCAAGGACATGAAACTGAAAACAAGTCAAAAACCCCAGATACTTGCCTCCTTCATCTACCCACCTTCAGCAATGGCAGTGGCTGTGCAGAGAAAGCCCACGGTGACCAATATTGAGAGcattcctgtgctgggacaggctgaAGGTGCTGATGCCCTTAGAGTTTAAGACAAACTGGAACTCTCAGGACTGGAAAAGAGGTGACACCTTTCAGGATACTGAATCTTCGAAATGTTTGAACCCACACAGAGCCAGTGTGTATATATAGCTTTGATCCCAGATGCTGTACCTGAAAGTAGTATGaagctttgttttggttttacgAGAAAGGAAGCAGTGGGTTTGATTAGTACGTGCACAGTTAACCTCAAACAGTATGAACAAAAACAACTATTCAGCACATGGAAAATATATATTCAATCTGAAACTGCCATCCATTCTGCTTTAAGAACTGTGGGAGGAAAGGTAATCATCATTAGAGCAGTTCAAATCCCTTTGGAGGTGCCAGCTTGCAGAATCATAGCACTTAATATTTTAGCAATCATCAGGTATTTCTGACCAGGACAACAAGCAGAGAACTGTACTTCTGCCTAATGTGGCACAGTGAATCCCTGCAAACTAGACTTTTTATGGAGGACTTGTTTCCACCCCAAATTTCTTTGCTTGCTTTAATATTAGTGCTTTTGATGTTTAAAAATTGCTACCCCTTCTAAAAACTGATTACACTTGCAATTACTTCATCTTTTTGTATCAGCAATGTGACTTGAATCATAACCCAGCCTCTTTAAGCTTTCCTGTTTCCAAGAAAAAATTATCTAGGTTTATAGTTAATGACTTCCACATCTACACAGAACTTTGCTACCTATGGACTTTACTGCCTAAGTACCTTGACATCAACGATGAAAAACACTGCAGGAGCTTTGATTATTGCTATCTCTGCTTAGAGCACCTGCATCATTTCAAACCTCAGTGAAACAGGTTTTGCTCATGGaccttttaaaaatcatgtaGGCTCTGAAAATTGTTCTGCTTTTTTATATTATAAGCTGTCACATCCCTGAATCATTGCCTAAAGAAGTCCATAAAAATGAGAGGTCACTTCAGCTATCCTGAAGGTcggcattctttttttttaacccacaCTTTGAGAAGTTCTTTTAGAAGGTGCTTCATCATTTATATATGTAGATCTAGTAGATTGCAAAGACCTGCTTTTGCTCTGTGACCTAGAAAAATTAACAGCATTAGTTATTGAACACCAGCCAGCCCAATCCAAAGATCCGGGATAAATACTTAGTCTTCAAATCACATAAATAGTTAATGATGTAAATAAGCTTACTGCTTCCATGCCTAGGTTATGCAGTATTTGTTTGCAATGACAGGTTGACAGTCGTTTTATTCTTAACCAGCATTCAAAACAGAACTGATTATAAAAATGCTGCTatgggaaaatgaaaaactgcaCCCTAATAATGCTGCTatgggaaaatgaaaaactgcaCCCTAATAATGAGACAGGCACATATTGTATTACTGGTTAGACGAACTTAAAtcaattttaatattaaatgtaaaataaatgctaTTGCAACATCATGTACCAGAATATCAGTGAGATTTATGGCATGAAATTACCAGTTTATGCCTGACATTTTCATATCCGGAGTAGTAACTAAATTATCTGCCCTTTGTATCTTTTGGGCTTGGGTTTTGCATGCAGTTAAATAAATGATGCATTTGAGTTTCATCAACTATGGTGTCATCTCCTGATAATTGATTGAGAATGCTAATTGATGGTGCAATTAGCCACTAAACACTGGCAAAGAATTGCCATGTAAAGCTCAGTGCTCATGCCACACATACCCATGGGATCTTGCCCTGCTAGAGTGACAGGCAGCACTCTGGcactcctctctctctcctgtttgAGACTGTTCTAGCAAGCTTTGTTTCCAGTGGTACTCATCGTGTTTCTTGGCTGTTTTGTCCTCAGGATGTATTTTCAtatccacagctttttcctttttacccCTGTTCCTCCTTAAAAGCCTTGTGTTATGATAATTAGTTTTCTAAGTAAAGCACAACATGTGTCCCTTTGGAGTCTCTTGAAGTCGTCTCTGTCTTCACTGCCCAAGTGAGCCCAGGCTGCCTTTAGTTATCCCTTCCAATGGATGATTGCCTTGCCATGGTGCCCTCTACCCTTCCTAATCAAACTTTGGCTCTTGAGTTAATGTATGCAGACAGCACGTAGATTGTGCAGTAGAAGAGATCTTTTTCCAAATAAGATCTCACTTTCACTGCTCCCATCCTTTCCAGCTCAGTTACAGCATGGAACAAGGTATTGATAACAGAAGGAGTTCTCCactaaaataaaatccacaaaaatcACTGGGGACACTTTTTCTGTCCTCTGTGTCCCTTATCTAACTACTCTTCAGCTGGTCAAGAGTCTCTGGACTTCTGCTTGCCCTTCCTTCCCTGAATATATCATATGAAAAGGCCATGCTTTGTGGGCTAAAACCACTGGACCTATCTTACCTAGTTACTGCACCTTCTTGTCTGTGTAGTCTGGAATCTTCCTGTCCTGGCTCTTTTATCTTGGAAACTCTACATCTTTCACCATTTCCCATGAATGGAACCTTACACATGGTCTAGTGGCCAGACAAGGGAATGGCTGAAAGAAGAGCTCTAATTTTGACTTTGAAATTCAGGTCTTTAGAGTGAAGTTATTCCTCAGGCTGTTTCTAAAAGCTTGTGCTTTGTGCTCCAAAAGACCAATGTGATATCCTTCTTCCCTTTAATGCACTTACTTATACTGTAGTTCTCTTTGTTCTTAGGGGTGTTATTAATTCCCATGTCACAGGAAACCTTTATAGTTTACATATGCTACCACAGCAAAGTGTCAGAGCAGGGGAGAGGACTGAGGGCCTTGCAGTGCAAAGCTGCAGAGCCTTAAAAAAGGGGGTTCATCTTAGGAGTGGCTTGGACTTCACAACCTCTTTGAACTTAGCTGAGGGAGGAACATGCAGTTTTACACTGGACTACACTACTGTGATTACTCAGATTGCTAGGTAGTTAAATAACTAGGTTTCTCATatgtttctttctcattttggGTTAGTCACTTGCATTCTAGTGATTTGGTTTTCTTCACTGAACACTTATTAGGGCAAACCTTCCTGCTGATACCCTGTCAGAATTCCCAttgcaaaatgtttttattcacaaaattattttcacactTGTAAGCCTGTCTCAGGATGCCCATGTTTTTTTGCTGTGACAGGAACTTGCTTGGTAAATTGCTTGAGATGTAATGGGGAGAAGAAATTCTTATAATTTGCATAAGTATCTGGTTTCAGGATATTATGCTAAACTCAAAATGTGAGATCATGTCTTACTATGTTGAACAGTTCACGTTTTTACCATGTTCGTTTGCCACAAACCTATTGGGGTTTCAAAGTGCTCtgtcatttgaaaaaaatccagaccTCTAAGTGGTATGgctgaagaaaaatttttttgCACAAAACAAGAGgtaaagagaaaaggaaataacaGAGTGACTGGAAAAATACTGTTTCATTACCATTAAAGGACTAAAACCTGGTTAGTTTAAGTAAAGGCCTAGATATAACCAAGTTTGGTGGATCAGACTTAGTTCCCAAAGGAATCACAATTCACATCACAAAACTACTGATTTTTAAGTCTCTCATAATTGTTGcctttttctcagcttttaaCCTGGTTTTGTAAATGCTGCTCTCCAGTCCTAAGCCTGTTCCTTCAATCCAGCCTCAGAAAAGGTGAGAACAGCATTAGCTGAGGAATTCTCTTTCCACTACTTCTTAGGGCACATGGGGTTGCTGCTCTTGTGAGCTTCTGCTGATGAGTAGATTGTCCAAAAAGATTTGAGATGGGGGTGAATATCTGAGTGTCCTTTTTCTTTGTGATACAATCATTTTGGGTTAGTCACTTGCATTCTAGTGATTTGGTTTTCTTCACTGAACACTTATTAGGGCAAACCTTCCTGCTGATACCCTGTCAGAATTCCCAttgcaaaatgtttttattcttcttttctgGAAGCTAGGCTTTGTTTCCCCTACAATAAAGTCAATTATATCCAAGCTTTCCTGATATGCACAGCATCTATAATTGTCTAACACAGAGGTCAAATTTCTTCCCAACTTTTTAATGCTGCCAGTTCTCAGGTAGCCTTGAGTGTCTGCATTCTAGCCCTTACCTTGCTGGGTTTGCTACATGCTATTTGTCTTAAGCCATCTATGTCCCAGTAGCAACCAGGTCTGCATGAATGTATTGCCTCCACCCCATCCCTATGCAGTTGATGGTCAAAATGTAAGATCTGGGATGTATGGAAAGAAATACAAACAGAAGTAAGAGGAAATAGAGACACAGGACTGAGAAACACAGGCAAAAGGTCTTCACACACTGCCTTCCTTATCTTCTCCAGTTTCCTGCAGGGGGTTGTGTCAAGGGAAAGATTTTAGGACAAATTTTAACAGAAACCATAAGTGTCTTGGCAGATGTTTAACAACTTTCCTTTACTGCAAGGAATTTTCTGAAGAAGAGCTCCACATATTTGTTGTTTCTTGACTAATCACTTGGGATTGAGCACGGAATAAAGCAGGTACCTTCACCTCAAAGCAAAGACTGAAAGCTAGTCTGTTTTCATGAATAAGCAGAGAAGAACCAAAGGAACCCCCAAGTCTAAAATTAAGATTTAAGTGTTTCCCGCAACTGGAGAAATACTGGAGAAGTGTTTTATACTTCCACTTTCCTTTACTTCTTTAAGCattgcaaaaaggaaaaacagcaagaGGTAGACATATTTCTGAGTCTCTGTCTCTGACATTGCAGCAGTTTGAATTTAACGAGGGACGCAAGAATAAGTCATGAAGTTTTGCTGAAAACATGTGAGAAATGACATTCTAATCAAAAATTAGATGggtacaaaatattttaaaagggtGCAGATAAGGAGCATAATTAAGGGCCTACTTCCAGTTTACACAGGACTAATTAAGCCCCTgatgtgtaaaaaaaaaaaaaattatggtaTTTCAATCTAATAAGATCAAAGCAGGACTCCTGAAAAACATAGAATTAAACCTTTATAAAACAAAGGACTCAATGAAGTTTACATAAAGGAGAGAGTGCTCCAGCTCAGTAGACTTGTGGAgattccaaatattttaaagacaagGAGACCTGGCCAAGAAAGTCATTTTCATAAGTTCACAGAGTGAAGTTCGTCCAAGGAAGGGCATGGAGCAGATTCTAAATTACTGCTTTGAATTAATGACGAGTAATGAAGGTCAACTTCATTTGCCAAAGTCTGGAGGCCATTTCAGAAGAGTGGATGTGAGCTGATAGTTAGAATGGGATGGGCTAGAAAATGAAAGTAAATGGAATTAAATTAAGGGAGAAGTCAGTTATGTAGCAGAAGGCAGAAGTCACTGGATAGGCCCAAAGAGAATGACAAGGTGTTGAAACTGGCAGATTCACACTAACATTTGGAATACACAGCAGTGAGCCAACATTTGTCAAGGCCAGCAGAGATTGTTTCAGCAGTTGAGCTGAACAGGAATCATGAGCTAAGGCTTCTGTAGATATTTGGTCACATTCAGCCTTGTCCACCTTttgtctgatttgcctttgcAGGGACTAGATCTCAGACATAAAGCACAGTATGCATCTCTTCCCAGGGGCACACTGAGTTTGGGAAGACAAGCCACAAGCCTCAGACATTTTAGGGGAACAGCTTCTATGTGGAAATCCCAGATGGCTTGTAATGAGATGGAGGCAGGGAAATGAGAATACCCAGGGGGGAAAGGATGTTCTGGCAGAAATATGAGTGGCTGGATCAGTGAAGGGTACATGTagcttttttattgttttcagaTGTCACTGTTGGGCTGAGTGAAGTATAGTCCAAGATAAAACCGGCCCCGAAGTCTCTTATGAGtgaaaaaacatttcagtgaAGACCAGATAATGCACCACCTGCATCTCTGTCAATAATGCTCTTTAAATTTTGCATGACAGAGCTAGGCAATACAAGCACTAGAAACTCAGTAGTAGGGATGGGGACCATTTCAGAATCCCTCCTTGCTATAAATCTTGCCTTGCTTTCCTGTTTCAGACACCTTCTCCTTGCCTCTTTCCTTGcagttttatttacagaaatcaTAGAATGAATAGTGGCTTTATCACAGATTGTTTATTCAGGGCTTGTATGAGAATGTAATCCTGGGAATTATGTCTAAGATCTCTAGGGTTGATGTCCTGATTTAAGGAACTTTAATGTTCAGTCTGTTTGCCTCTGCTCCATGCCACCACATGTTACTGACAGTTTACAGTGATGTATGCAAGGATTATGAGTTGCCATTAGAATGGTTATTTAATCATAGGCTGGGggctctggaaaacaaaaatacagattttctaGCAGAGGATTGTAGAATAAATTCCAGACTTTGCAAGAACCTTTCTGATTTTGAAGTGTAGCAGttgcaaaaaaaattgtcaCTCCATAAGGCAGACATCTCTGCAAATGGGATACTATAGTCAAACAGTGGCTTTATGGCTGGCatcagcaaaataaaagcaggtCCTGTACCTTCCAAAATGTATCAGCTGCAGGATTTGTTGTTCAACCTGCTCTTCCTCACAGAATCTGATCTCATGTACAAAGCCTTACTCTTGGAGTAGTGATAACTCAAACTCCCTTTATTTTCCCTAgtttattaaatatttgaaacCGTGTTTCTAGGACTTAGCAATTGCCCTTTCCCAAAGCACCTACCAGGGCTAAGTACAAAAACAAACCCCTGAAATATCTGAAAGGCCAGATGTGCAAGGGGAGGCTGAAGTCTTTCATTAGCCAAAGTGAAGTTTGAAATAGCTGACAAGCTTAGGACCTCAGAAGCTCCTTCTTACTCTCCCTCTTTGCTGACAGGTATTAGCGCTTCCTATAAGGTTTGTCTTTCTCATATTCTTAGGCAGTCACGTCATAGCAACTCTTAAGGATATTAACTGGAATGTGTGAGTGTGGCCAGCTTGCTCTCCTGGTTGTTTGAGTACTGGGTAATGCCTGCTATAAGGCCTCTGACTGCCGTGAGCATTCAACTTAAGTGCTTCATCACAGCTCTAGCTGGTTCCTCCCACTGGCATACCTGAAAACCCAGCTAGGAAAtcctacattttaaaattcaaatccATCCtctaaaataattctttatgATTTGACAACAGGGATGACACACTACAAGGTATGATAGTGATCCATTCTGTTGGCCTGTGTACTAGGGATGAAGGGGACAATCAAAGAAGTTTCCAAATGCATTCCTAGAGGggaaagaaattatgaaaaaaggCTGCAAAATTAGTAAGAGAGGATGGGCTTGTGGGTTACACGCCACTTGGAGAATTCTTCTTTTCGATATCAGTGAGCTCATATCCAGTAcatacaaagaaaacaaatgtgttGGATGGGGACCAATAAAAATCAAACTCTAAACAATATAGGAAGACATTTTGAATTTTACAATTTTGAAGAAATgttgaaggaaaaaggaatattttttttagaaaatgcaTGTACCTATTTtcataaaactttttttaagtCCCCCACAATATAGttcattttaaaatcattagcttttttgcaaaaaaaagaCCCAGCAGTATCTTACATAtctgcaaaatatattttttcttttttgtgtctAGAACCAATAATAgatgaaaggaggaaaaggtgaAGGGAACCTTTTTCAGCAAAAGCAACTCTAGTTAAGCAAAGCTTTCTTGAGAAAGTTTCACTTCCTAAGGTTTTTTGCTATGTTTGCTCATTTAAATGGCCATTGTATTAACCCACTTTTTGAGAGTTTCAAATGTCAGCAATTAACTGATGCCGTTTAGAAAAAGTGGAAGAAAGCAAACTGCCTGGTTCTCATTAATCTAAGCACATCAACAAATTTGCTGCCACAGCCTTGCAATTGCTGTTCCCGCAGTACTACGTGCTTCACGTATCAGCCTGTGCTGGGTTATTGCCAGGGGCCAAGATTCAGTGAAAGTACATGTACAGTGTCTCTGTACTAGAGACTTGGCTGGAGGGGTTCAGCAGGACTCAGTCTCCCTTCATTATCATTCCTTCAGCTGCTGAACCACAGCATTGCCCGTTCCTGCTTGAAGGGGTTTAACTACAAACGCTCTCTAAGAGCACTTTTCTTGCTGCTCTTTTAATACTGCATCCTGAAACAGAGTAGTTTCATTTTCAAGCTATTTAATGGTATATTGTGTGGAAGTCATAATGCACTGAGCTGGCAAATGCAGGCTCTGGAGAGGATGCAGCAATAATTTCTGTCTGTGACTTGGCAGTGACTGGTTAGTGTTTTGTTAAACTCCCTGGGCCACTGAGGAGCTGGAGACACAtggagctgcaggctctggagtCTTGAGAAATTTCTATTTACCTGATATACTGTCAGTCCTTGGAATGGGGcttttgtttttgaaataaaCTTCTGCAGCCAAAAGTTTAGGACAGGAGATAGTAATACACTTCAGGAGCTTGGCCTGTATAATCATATTCTTTaataacaaggaaaaaaagtcagaatTTCACATTAAATaattctcaaatattttttcaaattaaattattttcttgttctttcaaAGCATCATTTTCCATCCAAAACCCcactatttttaaatattcaacaATATTTAAATAGTCACCATCCAAATCGGGTTTTAATTGGTTTAGGATTAAATGTCTGTTTTGAAgcctccaaattattatttgtTTAACTTTTCTAATTcacaaaaaaatcatttttttcctttcagtcttACTGAAATGAGCCCTCTTGACTTTCCAAATTTGCCAATGAAACACAAAAACTAATTATTCATTGAGTTCCAATGAACACCTTTCATAAAACTTCCGAATCATGCAAACGAATCACCTTCTGAGAAATAGTTATAGGTCATTTTATGGTAGAAACTTGAAATATGACTCAATGACTCTCACTTGCACACTATAACCTCCTCACTCACCTGATTATTTAGCCTTTTGCCCTGTCTATGGTTTTGAGCTCATTGCCATCCTCCTTCATACCACCATCAATCTTCTCTCGTTTTCTTTTGCTTGCAAAAATTGTTCTTTATCTTTTGAGATATCAAATGCTGCCATCCTGTGAGGCAAATGCAACTGAGACAGAAATGGTTACATGACTTGGTTCATGAAGTTCCTTGTAAAACCTGTTACTACTCAGATGGTGTCAGCAGAAAGGACAAGGAGCAGCCACCCATCCCTGGGGTACCCTGGCACCCCCAGGTAGCACCAAAGCAGGGATAGCAGGGAGAGCAGGCCTGGCCTGTTGCTCAGTATCTCTAGCAGGGCAAAAGTTCTTTTTGGCAAAAGGTGGAGGAATTTTCTTCACAGAGGCCTGTCCTTGCAGGTGAACCCCTCgggaaaacaaacaccaagAAACAAACCAGAACTGAGACACACAAGGTCAAACTGAGggacagaggcagaggagggaaacAAAGAAGCTTTGATTTCCCCTTCCTTTTGCACCCATCCCAATCTCttaattttcctcttctctgtaCCCTGCGACTGCAAACGCTGCTGCCAGTGAGTGTGGTGGGAAGCAAGGACTGCCAGCTTCCTCTTCACTGTCAATCAACACCCTCCTGAAGTGAATCACTGtcagtccctccccagcagcctctctgAGGGACCCTGGCTTCATTCACCCTCATGCTGCCAGGCTTTCCAGCTGACCTTGAATGGGAACACCCCTGCTTCTTGCTTTAGTATAGCTGCTTGCAATTTGCACAAGAAATGTTCTCTTTCTTGCACTTCTCACTCATGCATAGGACCAGTGAGGCTTTGGGATGGTATCCCAGGTaccccagctgggcacaggtCCTTCCCTTTGCACTAAAATGGACAGCAGCCATCTGCACACTCTTTACATGGTAATCCATTTGCCCAGCACTTTCAGGGATTAACTGCATTTTTAGTTAACCTGCATTTGCTGTTACTTGGATTCACTCAAATAAGTGCCCACAGTTTCTTCAAGGCTTTTCCTCACCCAGTTTAATAACAAATGTCATAAAGGCCATATCTAGCCTGTACACTCTAGCTGTTTAAATGTCTACCATAATTGTCCATGTCATTGTTGGACATTTTCTCCCCTTGATGGGTGGAAGTTTTCTACAGGAGTGTATGCCTTCAGCAACTATCATTCATTTAGCAGGAAAGGGAAGGCAAATGATAAGGGATTTTGTTGTCAAGGCCAGATTGATTCTTCAATTCCAATGCCACCAAGACCTCCAGTCCTTGCAGATCAACCAGCAGCAGAGCTTAGCCAATGGCACCTTATCCTCTGAGTTGCACTTCAGAAGCCCAGACAACTGACATGCCTTAGTGGTAAGTCATGTTTCATGTGACTTGATTTCTGATGAAGATATGACAAAAATCTTGTACTCTTGAAACTGCAGGCAGCTCCAATTTCCATTGGGAATTCTCAACCTTCAAGAGGAAATTCTCCTCGGGGAGCAATGCTGTTTACCAACCAACAGGGCCACCTCTGCTGTTACATTGTGGGCACACATTGAGTGCAGGCACTGTGGTGCTGCTTTTGAGCTGCTAAAAGATTCCTCTTGTGACAGTGACCTTACACAAAGCAGCACTAAGCCTTCCCTTCCAAGGGAAGACTTGGCCTGCTGTTGGAGGTGTGCTACTGCCAGATCTCAGTTCTTATCTCTTAAGCTAAAGTAGCTATCACACTCCCACCTCATTTCCCTCATGCAAGCCCAAACCACCACCTTTTAATTGATTAAACTCATGGGATTTTACTATATAAATTATTGTGACCCAAGTGAGAAGACACTGCATAGTGCATGAACTGTCCCATCACAGAGAGAAGGAAGGCTCCCTGTCATGTGGTGTGGTTTCACTGACAGCCTGATCCCGTGGAAGAGCAACTTGTACCAGAATGGGCAGGATCATTTCCTGCCCTCCCAAATACCCAGCCAGGTAGCCCAGTGCCTCTCTCCCCCTTGTTGTGGCATTAGCCTTTGTGCAGCTGCGTAAGATAAATCCTTTCTTTGCTCCAGTTCATGCCACTGCCAAATtagtcccagtgccaccacaaCAGAGTGGTGGTACAGCTGGAGACCAGAGAAACAGTCTGGATGGTGCTGCCTTTCCTTGATAATGCTGACTGAGATCAGGTAAAGCAGATCATGAAAACATGTTGTAAAATACTAACTAGCACAAAACACTCCTGTCAGTCAGGACAATTCCTCAAGGCTTTCTCCTAAACCACATACATTTTGTTTGTGTTAAAATCTTTCTGAGTCTTGACTCTCCAGCACACTGTAAATAGTACATCTAATATACAGTGAAGATAATTAAATCCTAAACATGTAGTCTATTAAATGGCTTGACACACAAGTGTGATATGGCACACACTTGTGAGCAGTGTCACCTCAGGGAATACATGGATGGAATGAGTCtttgaaactgaaattatttctgcacaATTGTCTGGTGTGGCACTTGAGATCTACTCAGCTTTGACTTCAAAGGTCCTCTAGGCAATGACTGCCATCATAAAGTTTTCTGGCAAAATGATAATTTTGCTCTGATAGAAAGGGCTGAAGGAGGGGC
This genomic interval carries:
- the CTLA4 gene encoding cytotoxic T-lymphocyte protein 4 — protein: MLSILVTVGFLCTATAIAEVMEVTQPAIVLANRQGVASLVCKYKNIGNAQEIRVTLLKQTGDQITEICASSYTMEFKTFFVEKIIQCHVTPGQNNVTLTLAGLQANDTGLYICKMERMYPPPYFMNKGNGTHLYVIDPEPCPDTAIYLWVLGATASGFFLYSIIISAILVGKAIKRRRCLTTGVYVKMPSEKLEKKVIPFHITVNCNKEGEKPFPSWDGVSANSFQLKK